The sequence GGTCGTCGACGCCCTGATCCAGCTGCGCCACCGCAGCGTGCTCGCCCGCCTCGCGCAGACCGTCGAGGCGGCCCCGAAGGGCGCCCGCGAAGACGTCTGACCCCGCCCGCCGCTCGGCTCCCACCCCTGGAGGCATTGATGCCGGACGCCGTCGTCATCGGCGCGGGACCCAACGGGCTCGTCGCGGCCAACCTCCTCGCCGCCGCGGGGTGGAGCGTCGAGGTGCTGGAGGCACAGCCGGAGCCCGGCGGAGCCGTACGCAGCGACCGCGGGGTGCACCCCGACTACGTGTCCGACCTGTTCAGCGCGTTCTACCCGCTGGCGGCGGCCTCGCCGGTCATCGGCGGACTCGACCTCGGTGCGGAGGGCCTGCGCTGGTCGCGGGCGCCCCGCGTCCTGGCGCACCCGCTGTCGGACGGGCGGTGCGCGGTGCTGGAGAACGACGCGCGGGACACCGCGGCGGGCCTGGACGCGTTCGCCGAGGGCGACGGCGCGGCCTGGCTGGAGCTGTGCTCCACCTGGGACCGGGTGCGCCGCGATGTGCTGGGCGCGCTGTTCACCCCCTTCCCGCCGGTACGCCCCGCCGTCCGCCTCGCCGCCCGGCTCCGGGCCGCCGGCGGCCTCCGGCTGGCCCGGACCCTGCTGCTGCCCGTACGCCGCCTGGGCGAGGAGCGGTTCGGCGGCGAGGCGGCCGGGCTGCTGCTCGCGGGCAGCGCGCTCCACGCCGACCTCGGCCCCGAGGCGGCGGGCAGCGGCGGCTTCGGCTGGCTCATGTCCATGCTCGGGCAGACCTACGGCTTCCCGGTGCCGCTCGGGGGCGCGGGCGCGCTCACGGCGGCCCTGGTCCGACGGCTGGAGCGGCACGGCGGCGTCCTGCGCTGCGGCGAGCGGGTCACCGAGGTCGTCGTGCGCGGCGGACGCGCCGTCGGCGTACGCACCGCGAAGGGCGAGGCCGTGCCCGCCGCCCGTGCCGTGCTCGCCGATGTGTCCGCGCCGGCGCTCTACGGCGGCCTGGTCGACGCGCACCACCTGCCCGGCCGTCTCCTCGACGACCTGCGCGGCTTCCAATGGGACTTCGCGACGTTCAAGGTGGACTGGGCGCTGAACGGGCCGGTGCCCTGGACCGCCCGCGCGGCCACCACGGCGGGCACCGTGCACCTGGCGGAGGGCGTCGACGGTCTCACCCGGTTCGCGGCGCAGCTCGCCATGGGGCGGGTGCCGGACCGCCCGTTCCTCCTCTTCGGCCAGATGAGCACCGCCGACGCCACCCGCTCACCGGCCGGCACCGAGGCCGCGTGGGCGTACACCCACGTCCCGCACCGCATCAAGGGCGACGCGGGCGAGGACGGACTGACCGGGCGGTGGGACCGGGGCGAGCAGGAGACCATGGCCGACCGTATGGAGCACGAGGTGGAGCGCTGGGCCCCCGGCTTCCGCGCCCGCATCGTCGCCCGCCGCGTCCTGGCGCCCCCGACCCTCGAATCCATGGACGCCAATCTGTCCGGCGGTGCGATCAACGGCGGTACGGCGTCGGCGCACCAGCAACTGGTGTTCCGCCCCACCCCGGGCACGGGACGGCCCGAGACGCCGGTGCGGGGCCTGTACCTGGCCTCCGCCTCGGCGCACCCGGGGGGCGGGGTGCACGGCGCTCCGGGCGCGAACGCGGCACGTGCGGCGATGCGGAGGCGGCTGCGGCGCTGACGCGCGGGTCAGCCCGGGTCCGCCGGCCCCGCCGCGCGGCCCCCCGCGCCCAGCAGGCCCGTGGCCGTGAACTGGGAACGGGTCAGCTCCTCGCGGGTCGCGAGGGCGACGACGCCCGGCAGCGCGGCACGTACCGCCTGCACACCGCGCAGCCACCCCGGCACGTACACGGACGGCGACCGCCGCTCGATCGCGGCGACCAGGCGACGGGCCACGTGGGGGGCCGGGTAGGTCCTGCGGGCGGGCGGCGGCATATGGGCGCGCAGCTCGCGGAGCACGGGGTACTGGTCGGCGTCGCGGACCATGTCCGTATCGATCCAGTTCAGATACGCGATGCCCACGCCGACGCCGCGCGGGGCCATCTCCGCCCGCAGCGAGTGGCACAGGGCCTCCACGCCCGCCTTCGAGGCGCAGTACGCGCTCATCATCGGCGCGGCACCGATGGAGGCCAGCGAGGCGATCTGGAGATAGTGCCCGTGCGTGTCCAGCAGCTGCGGCAGGAACACCCGGGCGGTGACCGCGCTGCCGATGAGGTTGACCTCGATCACGCGCCGCCAGCTCGCCGGGTCGGAGTCCGCGAACGGCCCGCCCTCGGCGACGCCCGCGTTGGCGACGACGACCGAGGCGGGACCCAGGCGGTGACGCACCTCGTCGGCGACCCGGGCCATCGCCGCGTCGTCGGTGACGTCCACGTGCCAGTGCCCCGAGGGGGCGGGGAGCGTGCCCGCGACCCGGGCCAGCGCGTCCTTCTCCAGACCGAGCAGGGCCACGCGTGCGCCCCGGGCGGCCAGCTCCCGGGCCACGGCCTTGCCGAGGCCGCGCGCCCCGCCCGTCACCACGGCCGTACGGCCGCGCAGCAGGTGCTTCCGGTCGGTCACGGGACTCCTTCGCGGTGCCGCAGGGCCGGGACGGCCCCGTTCCGGCCATGGTGACCCGCGGGTGCCGGATGCGCGCGGCGGGAGGGCGGGACGCCCCGGCCCGCATGCGGGGGCGGGGGCAGGGCAGGAGGCCGGAGACCGCCGTTCGAGTCGCGGTGGACGCCGGACCCGCTCACCCTGGACGGGACGATTCCGTGCCGGTGAGAGACGAGACCCGCCTTCCCCCTCCTGGAGGATTCGGATGACGACTGCCGCCGCACCGCCCGTCGACCTGGGAAGGCTGTGGACCCTGCCAGGGGTCTACGCGCCCCAGGCCGACACCCACCTGCTGGCGCGGGCGCTGCAGGCCGAGGGCCCCACCGCCGACATGGACGTCCTCGACGTCTGCACCGGCAGCGGCGCCCTCGCCCTGCTCGCCGCGCGCGGCGGAGCCCGGGTCTGCGCGATCGACATCTCGATGCGGGCCGTGCTGACCGCCCGGATGAACGCCGCCCGCGCCGGCCACCGGGTCAGGGTGCTGCGCGGCGACCTCACCGGCCCCGTCGCCGCTCAGCGCTTCGACCTGATCCTGAGCAACCCGCCGTACGTCCCCGCCCCGGACGCCCGCCGCCCCCGGGGCCACGGCCCCGAGCGCGCGTGGAACGCCGGGCCGAGCGGCCGCCGGGCCCTGGACCGCATCTGCGCCCGTGCCCACGACGTCCTGCGCCCGCGCGGTGTGCTGCTCCTCGTCCACTCCGGGCTGTGCGGCGCGGAGGAGACCCTGGACCGGCTGACCGCGAGCGGCCTGCGCTGCGAGGTGACGGGCCGGACCTCCGTTCCGTTCGGCCCGGTGATGACGGAGCGGCTGCCCTGGCTCCGGGCGCGGGGCCTGATCGGGGCCGACGACGCCACAGAGGAACTGGTGGTCATCCGTGCCGAACGCCCCTGACACCCCCCGCCGCCTGACCGTCGAGCCGAACGGCCCCGTCCTGATCGAGGGCCCGGTCGAGATTCTCCGGGAGGACGGCACGATCGCCAGATCCGACCGCTTCCTCGTGGCCGTCTGCACCTGCCGCCGCAGCCGCGCCTACCCCTGGTGCGACACCAGCCACCGGCGCCGGACGAAGCCGCCGGGGCAGGCGCGTACGGACTGAACGCACTGGCGTACGCGGAAACGGGCGACGGCCCGCACCTCCGGGTGCGGGCCGTCGCCGGTGTTCCCCGTGACTCAGTGAGCGGGCCGGAGAACGACCGGCAGGCTCTGGTGGCCGTTGCTGATCAGCGACGGGAGGGGGAGGAGGTCCGTGGCCGGGACGGCGAGACGGGCTTCGGGGAAGCGGTCGAAGAGCTGCTGGAGGGCGGTGGCGATCTCCAGGCGGGCGAGGGGGGCACCGAGGCAGAAGTGGACGCCGTGGCCGAAGGCCAGGTGCTCCTTGGTGGGGCGGGTGACGTCGAAGTCGTCGGCGGTCTCGCCGTGCCAGTCGGGGTGGCGGTTGGCGGGCGCGAAGGAGACGAGTATCGCCTCGCCCTGCGCGATCTTCTGCCCGTCGGGCAGGGGGATGTCCGAGAGGGCGTAGCGCATCGGGATGTGCTTGACCGCGGGCTCGTGGCGCAGGGTCTCCTCGACGACGTCGTTCCAGTCGGCACGGCCCTCGCGGAGGTGGGCGAGCTGTTCCGGGCGGGTCAGCAGGGCGGTGATGGCCTGGTCGATCACGTTGACCGTGGTGTCGTACCCGGCGGAGATCATGAGAAGCAGCGTGTCGCGCAGCTCCTCGTCGTCGAGCCGGCCGCCGTCGCCCTCCTCGTCGCGGGTGGCGAGCAGGAGCGAGGTCATGTCGTCGCCGGGCGCGGCGCGCTTGGAGGCGATGAGCTGGTCGAGCGCGCCGTAGAGGGAGGCCGTGTTCGCGGTGGCCTCCTCCACGGTCAGGGTGGTGTCGAAGACGCCGTCGACGACGGACCGGAAGCCGTCGAGCTGGTCGTCCGGGACGCCCATGAGACGGCCGATCACCGCGATGGGGAGCGGGTAGGCGAGCTCCTTGCGGAGGTCGACGGGCTCGCCCGCGGGCCGGTCGGCGAGGCCGTCGAGGAGTTCGGTGACGACCTTCTCGATGGAGACGCGCAGGTCCTGGATGCGGCGGGCGCTGAACGCGGGGGCGATCATCCGGCGCAGCCGCCGGTGGTCGGCGCCGTACGCGGTGAACATGTTGTTCACCGCGACCCAGAGGGCGAGCGGCCAGGTGGCCACGGTCTCCGCGAAGGCCGGCCAGTGGGCGCGGGCGTCCTTGGAGACCTGCGAGCTGGTCAGGAGCTCCTTGAGGAGGACCGGGTCGCTGACGGACCACGCGGTCACGCCGAGGACGTCGACGCGGGTCGCGGGGCCGCGCTCGCGCAGCGTCCGGTACTCCGCGTGGCGGTCGGTGCCGGCGGGGTCGAGGACGAGGATCGGCTGCTCGGGCATGGGGTCTCCTTCAGTGGGAGGCGTGGAAGACGATGGGGAGGGATTCCAGCGCGCGGTGGAACGGGCCGGGCCGCCACCGCAGTTCGGCGGCCGGGACCGCGAGGTCCATCTCGGGCAGGGCGTCGAGCAGATAGGTGACCGCGGTCTCCGCGATCAGGTACGCGTGGGACCGGGCCGGGCAGTTGTGCGGGCCGATGCTCCACGCCAGGTGGGCCCGGTTGCCCGCGATGCCGCCCGGGGCCTGGGCGATCGCCGGGTCGTTGTTGCAGGCGGCCATCGAGATGAGCACCGGCTGATGGGCCGGGAGCACCACACCGTCGATGTCCGCCGGGTAGGGCGGATAGGTGATGCAGTAGTTCGCCATCGGCGGGTCCGTGTAGAGGACGGTGTCCAGGGCGTCCCGCACGGTGGAGTGCCCGGCGTGCAGCCCGGCGGAGAACTCGTCGTCCGTGAGGATCTTCAGCTGGGTGTTGGCGATGAGATTGGTCAGCGGTTCGATGCCGGCCCCGTACAGCGTGACCAGCTGGTGCCCCATCTCCTCGTCGGTCAGCTGCGCCGCGTGGGCGAGGAGCCGGGAGGTGATGTCGTCCGCGGGGTGGCGCCGGCGCAGTTCGACGAGGTCGGCGACCGCCTGGCCGAGGATCTCGTTGCCCCGCTGGGCGTCCGTGGCCTCGAAGATCCGGGACATCCCGTCGGCGATGCGCGCCCCGATCTCGTCGGGGCAGCCGAGCAGGGAGCTGAGGATCCGGAACGCGATCGGCCACGCGTACTGGGTGAGCACGTCCGCGCTGCCCGCCGTGATGAAGTCCGCGATGGCGCTCTCGGCGAGCTTCTCCACCCGGGCCCGCAGCTCGTGCTGGTCGACGGCGTCGATCGCGGTGGTGTTGGCGGCCCGGTAACGGGCGTGCGCGGTACCGCTGCTGCGCAGGGCGTTGGGCCGCCACTCCATCATCGGCCGCACCGGGCACGACGCCGGGACCTGCTCCTGCCACACCCGCGGGTCGTGCGGGAAGTACAGCGGATCGTTGAGGATGCGCCGCGCCTGGAAGTAGCCGATCACCAGGGTGGCCGGGATGCCCGGGGACAGCTCGACGGGCACCAGGGCCCCGTACGACGCCCGCATCCGCTCGTACGCGGAGTGCGGATCGGCGGCGAACCCCGGGTCGTACAGGGCGACCCGGCCCGAGGGGGCCGACGGCAGGGTGGTGCTGGGGGACGTCATGGAGTGGGCTCCAGGGAGAGGGCCGAGCGGTGTGAGGCGAGGTATTCCGTGAGCGTGATGAGGGCGTACACGCAGGACCTGCGGTCCCGCGCGTCGCAGGTGGTCAGCGGTGTGGCCGGGTCCAGGGCGAGGGCCTCGCGGATCTCCTCCAGGCCGTAATCGGGCGCGTCGGGGAAGACGTTGATCGCGACCGCGTACGGGATGCCCTGGTCCTCCAGGAGCCCCAGCGCCTCGTGGCTGGCGTCCAGGTCACGGGTGTCGGCCAGCACCAGGCAGCCGAGCGCCCCGTGGGCCAGGTCCTCCCACAGGGGCTGGAAGCGGACCTGGCCGGGCAGCCCGAACAGATAGAGGGCGAGGGCCCCGCCGGCCAGGTGGATGCGGCCGAAGTCCATGCCCACGGTCGTCGTCGTCTTGTGCGGCACCCCGCGCAGGTCGTCGACCCCGACGCTGTCCTCCGTGATCGGTTCCTCCATCCGCAGCGGCCTGACCTCCGAGACGCTGCCGATGAAGGTCGTCTTGCCGACGCCGAAACCGCCGGCGATCACGATCTTGGCGGACTGGGTCACCGTGGCCGGTACGTACGAGACGCCGTTCGGGGCGTCAGACCAGTTCTCGGAGTCCATCAAGCACCTTCTGCAGGAGGTCGTTTCGGGGCTGGTCCTCGACGGCGGGCGCCGGGCTGGTCAGATGGCCGCTGTCCATGAGGGAGGACACGATGATCCGGACGGTGGAGGGCGGCAGCTGTAACGCGGCGGCGATGTCGGCGACGGCCAGACCGCCCCGGCCCACCGCGAACAGGCTCATCACCCGCCGCGCGTCGGGCCCCAGCGCACCGACCGGTCCCGACGCGGCGACGACCACGCTCTCCAGGCGCACGTCCCGGTCCGGGCGGACCCGCCCGCCCGTGCGGACGTAGGGCCTGACCATGTCCGGGTCGTGCCGTGGTCCGCTCATGCGGCGGAGCCCCCGTCCGGCTGGAGTACCGGCATGCGCTCCCTCGTGCCCAGCTGCTCGCCCAGGCGGACCACCAGCAGGCCCATGTGGTGGCTGATCAGGCCGACATCGGCGTGCGGGCCCGTGGTGACGACGGAGAGCATCGTGTGGTGCCCGGCCGCGGTCGTCAGCCCGATCGTCGACACGGACTCGATCAGCTGCTGGCGTACGCCCTGCCCACCGGTGAACTCGTCCCAGGCGCGGCCCGATGCGCGCAGCGAGGCGGTCAGGGCCGCCAGCTTCTCGCCGTCCTCCTGGCTGATGGTGCGGGTCCGGGCCTTGAGCAGCCCGTCGCCGCTCATGAGCACGGCGTACCGGACGCCCTCCACCGATCCGAGCTGCTCGTCGAGCAGCCAGCCCAGGGTGTTCGCGTGCGTGTCCGACATGATCAACGTCCTTCGTCCGTACGAGGGGTGTTCTGGTTCTCCCGGCTGCTGCGGCTGCCCGCCATCCACGCGGCGGCCACCGCGGGCCTGCCCGGCTCGACCACCGGTTCGGGGCCCGGCCGCGACTCGGCGGCGGGCCGTGTGCCGCGCCGGCGCACGGTGAGCCCGCTGGCCGTGGTGGACGGGGCCGGAGCGGACACGGGCGCGGATTCCGGTTCCGGGGCCCGCTGCGGCTCCGGGGCCGATGTGAGCGGGGACACGGGAACGGGCTCCGGGGTCGGCCGGGACATGGGCGGGGCCTCCGGCAGCGGGGACGGCTGGGGTACCGGCGGGGCCGGCGGGACGGCGGCCGGACGGGGTGCCGGCAGCGCCTGCGCGGGCACCGGCCGGGGAGGGCCCGGCGTCGTCAGCAGCGCCTGCGGCAGCACGATGATCGCGCGGGTGCCGCCGTACAGGTTCGGGGCGGTCAGCTCGACGCGGAAGCCGTACTGGTGGGCCAGCACCGAGGCGACTCGCAGCCCCGTCTGCGGGTAGGCGCCCAGCCGCGTGATGTCGTCGCGCTGCTCGCCGGACATCACCTCGCGGGCCCAGGTCAGCCGCTCGTCCTCCATCCGCAGGCCGGCGTCGTCGACGACGAGGAACGCCGCGTTCGCCCCGTGCTCCAGGGAGACGTGCACCCGGGCGTTGGGCGGCGAGTAGCGCAGGGCGTTGTCCAGCAGCACCGACAGGGTGTGGACGACCGCCTCCACCGCCCGGCTCTGCACCGCGAAGGACTCCAGGTCCGTGTGCTGGACGCGCTGGTAGCCCTCGACACGGCCCATCGCGGTGCGCACGACATCGGTCAGTGTGGTCGCCGGCCAGCGCCGCGACAGCTTGTCACCGGCCAGGACGCCGTAGCCGGACGCCGTGAGCAGCATCTGCTGGGCCAGGTGGTCCATTTCGACCAGCGTCGCGTACGCCTCGTCCGAGACATGGCGCCGGACCCCGGCGCTGATCGTGCTGCTCAGCTTCGCCGCGCGCTGCACGGTGCTGGAGGCGAAGGCGCGGACCGCGGCCCGTGCCACGTCCACCGACTCCTGCCGGGCCTGGGCGACCTGACGCTCCGTCTCCGCCCAGACCTGGGTGAGCTGTTCCTCCGCGGCGTTCTGTGCCAGCTGGCCGGTCATGGTGATCGCGGAGCGCACCTGCCCGGCCAGGGCGCTGAGCCCGTTGGCGAGCTGGGTGTGCGCCAGCTGCGGCGGTACCGCCAGGTCCAGCTGGTAGGGGCGTCCTGTCTGCGCCTCGGACGCGGCCGCCTGCACGACGGTCTGGGCGATGTACGCCACGAACTGCTCGGCGGCCCGCAGCTGCTGGACGAGCTGCTCGCGCTGCTGCCGGACCTCGTCGGCCCGCCGCTTCTCGGCGCGGGCGCGGCGCAGGAAGTAGAGCGAGACGCAGGCTCCCGCCGCCAGCGCGAGCAGGATCAATATCGGTTCGGTCATCGGGTCCTCGCGGGGATCGGGGGGACGGTTCCGCCGGGCGCGCGGGCACCGGCGGGCGTGCCGGTTCCCAGACCGTCGCGGCCGGAGCACCCGCTGCCGGGGGCGTGTCGCATCGTTTCTGTACTCCGTAGTACCCGGGTGTCCGGGGGCTGGCGGCGATCAGGACGGCCGCCGGATGAGGGGGGACGAATCGCTGTGGTGCGCCGCTCGTTCAGCGGCGGGAGGTGCCGGCGCGACGTCTTCGGTGCGCGTCGCGGCCGGTGCCGAAGCCGGCCGCCGCCAGGTGGGGGACTGAGCAGTTGACCGGCGAGGGGGACATGACAGAACCCTAATCCGAAATGACCAAGGAGCGCACCGTAAACCTGTCCTGACGATGTATCGGTGGCCGAAAAAACGGAACCACCTGCGGCGCAAACCCGTCCGGGGCCCCTCGCTAGGATTCGGTACGGGCCCCGACCGCAGGGAACGGGCCAACCAGCGCCAATGCAAGGGAACTTCCCAGCCGGCGCTCCGGCGGGAGTGCGGCCGGGTGGCCGGCCGGTACCTCAAGTGAGTGGAGAGCCAGACATGCGTGGAGGCAGCATCGCCGTGGTCGGCGGGAGCATAGCGGGGTGTGCCACGGCCCTGGCCGCGTCGCGCGGAGGGGCGGACCGGATCACCGTCTTCGAGCGCGCCGACGCCGAACTCCGGGACCGGGGCGTCGGGATCGCCCTGCAGAGCGACCGCTACGAGGAGCTGAGAGAGGCCGGATATGTGGCCCCGGAGATGCCCTGGGCGCCGCTGACCCGGCGGGTGTGGAGCGTCCGGGACGGCGACGCGGCGAACGGCCGGGTCTTCGGACAGCAGCCGTTCCCGTTCCGCGCCTACAACTGGGGCTCCCTGTGGAGCGAGTTGCGCCGCCGGGTGCCCGCGGACGTCGACTACCGCTCCGGTGCCGTCGTCTCCGCCGTGGACCCGGCGGACGACGGGGTGACGCTGCGGCTCGCCGACGGGCGCGAGGAGCGCTTCGACCTCGTCATCGGCGCCGACGGCTACCGCTCCGTGGTCCGCGAGGCGATGTTCCCCGGGATCAGCCCGGAGTACGCCGGCTACATCGGCTGGCGCGGCGCCTCCGAGGATGTCGAGGGCCTTCCCTCGGACGGGCTCGACGCCCACAACATCGTCTTCCCCGGCGGCCACTGCATGATCTACCGCATCCCGGACGGCACCGGCGGCCACCGCCTCAACTGGGTGCTCTACACCACGCCCCCGCAGACCGACGGCCTCCACCCGGACCTGCGCACCCCGACCTCGCTGCCGCCCGGCCGCCTCAACTCCGAGCTGACCGACTGGCTGCGTGCCCTGGTCGCGGAGCACTTCCCGCCGTTCTGGGCGGACAAGGTGCTCGGCACACCCGCCGAAACCACCTTCATCCAGCCCATCTACGACCTCGCCGTCCCGCACTACACCTCGGGCCGGATGGCACTCGTCGGCGACGCCGCCAGCGTGGCCCGCCCGCACGTCGGCGCCGGCAGCGTGAAGGCCCTCCAGGACGCCACCGCCCTGGAGGCCGCCTGGATCGCCGGGGACGGCTGGAAGGACGTGCTGGAGCGCTACGACGCCGGCCGCGGCGCCGTCGGCTCCGCGATGGTCGGCCTCGCCCGCCGGATGGGCAGCACCCAGGTCGAGCACACCCCCGACTGGTCGGCCATGGGCCAGCCCGAGTTCGACGCCTGGTGGCAGGAGCAGAACAGCGGCTCCGACCGCAGCAGCGGCTTCGGCGGCCACAGCCTGAAGGTCAAGTAACCGCGTACGCGGGGAGGGGCGCCCCCTCCCCGCGTACGTCAGACGCCCGTCGGCGCCAGTTCCAGCGCGGCGTGCAGGGCCGTCGGGTCCTCGCGGGCCCCGGCCCCGTCCAGCCGCAGCCCCACCCGTCCCGACGTCAGCACCGTCAGCGTGTCCGCGCACCGGGCCGCCGTCGCCGGACTCGGCGACACCAGGAGTACGGCGATGCCCTCGGCGGCCAGCGTGGTCACCAGCTCGTGCACCTGACGGACCAGGGCCGGCGCCAGGCCCTCCGTCGGCTCGTCGAGCAGCAGCACGCTCGGCGAACCGAGCAGCGCGCGGGCCAGGGCCAGCATCTGCTGCTCGCCGCCGGACAGGTCCGTGCCCCGGTTGCCCCGGCGCTCGCCCAGCCGGGGCAGCAGCTCCAGCACCCGCTCGGGCGTCCAGACACTCGGCCGCGAGGCGTCGCCCCGGCGCGGCGGCCGGTACGAGAGCCGCAGGTGCTCGGCGACGCTGAGATTGGCGAACACCCGGCGGCCCTGCGGTACGAGACCGACGCCGGCGCGGGCGATCCGGTGCGCGGGCTGCCCCGTGACGTCCCGGCCGTCCAGCCGTACCGTGCCCGCGTCCGGTCGCATCAGACCGGCCACGGTGTGCACGAGCGTCGTCTTGCCCGCGCCGTTGTGGCCGACGACGGCGTGCACCGTGCCGGCGGGCACGGACAGATCGAGGCCGTGGAGGACCGTGCCGCCGTGGTAGCCCGCGGTCAGGCCCGTGAGTTCGAGCATCGGGGACCGGTCATCCTCTCGCTTCGGTGGAGCCGGTGACGAGGTCCGGCGCCGTGTTCTGATACGCGTCGCGGACCTCGGGGTGGGCGAGCGCCTCCCCGGTCGGCCCGGTCACCAGCACCCGCCCGGCCGCCAGCACCGTCACCGACGTGGCGACCTGGGCGACGACCTCGACGTGGTGCTCGACGAGCACGACCGCCACGCTCCCGGGCAGGGCGCCCAGGATCGTGAGCAGTCGGCCGATGTCGCCGTCGGTCAGCCCGGCCGCCGGCTCGTCCAGGAGCAGCAGCCGCGGATCGCCCGCCAGGGCCGCGGCGAGGTCGAGCATGCGGCGCTGCCCGTGGGAGAGGGTGGAGGCCGGCCGGTGTGCGAGGTCCGCGAGCCCGACGGTCTCCAGGTGGTGCCCGGCCGACTCGGTGTGCAGCCGGTAGCGGGACCGGCTGCGCCAGGCGCCCCGGCGCTGGGGGTGGTGCGCCCAGCCGGCCAGCACGATGTTGTCCAGCACCGTCAGCTCGGCGATGACGGACGGCTGCTGGAAGCTGCGCGCGATGCCCAGCCGGCTGCGCTTCGCCGTGGACGCGCGGGTGACGTCGGTACCGTTCAGCGCGATCGTGCCGTGGTCGGGCCGGTCGGTGCCGGCGATGAGGTTGAGCAGGGTCGTCTTGCCGGCGCCGTTGGGGCCGATCACGGCGTGCCGGGCACCCGCGGGCAGCCGCAGGGACACCTCGTCGACGGCGGTGAGGCTGCCGTACCTGCGGGTGACGCGGTCGAGGTCGAGCACGGAGTCCGGCCGCGCGGCGTTCGGTGCGGGCGTCATGGGGCGACCTTCCCGGGGGAGACGGCGGACGAGGGGC is a genomic window of Streptomyces sp. NBC_00708 containing:
- a CDS encoding ATP-binding cassette domain-containing protein, encoding MTPAPNAARPDSVLDLDRVTRRYGSLTAVDEVSLRLPAGARHAVIGPNGAGKTTLLNLIAGTDRPDHGTIALNGTDVTRASTAKRSRLGIARSFQQPSVIAELTVLDNIVLAGWAHHPQRRGAWRSRSRYRLHTESAGHHLETVGLADLAHRPASTLSHGQRRMLDLAAALAGDPRLLLLDEPAAGLTDGDIGRLLTILGALPGSVAVVLVEHHVEVVAQVATSVTVLAAGRVLVTGPTGEALAHPEVRDAYQNTAPDLVTGSTEARG
- a CDS encoding ABC transporter ATP-binding protein, with translation MLELTGLTAGYHGGTVLHGLDLSVPAGTVHAVVGHNGAGKTTLVHTVAGLMRPDAGTVRLDGRDVTGQPAHRIARAGVGLVPQGRRVFANLSVAEHLRLSYRPPRRGDASRPSVWTPERVLELLPRLGERRGNRGTDLSGGEQQMLALARALLGSPSVLLLDEPTEGLAPALVRQVHELVTTLAAEGIAVLLVSPSPATAARCADTLTVLTSGRVGLRLDGAGAREDPTALHAALELAPTGV